The Nitrososphaerota archaeon genome includes a region encoding these proteins:
- the nifU gene encoding Fe-S cluster assembly scaffold protein NifU, which yields MGYSEKVMDHFRNPRNVGEIPDADAVGTAGNPVCGDLMTIFLKIKDDRIVDIKFMTFGCGAAIASSSMATELVKGKTIEEAMKLSKQAIADSLGGLPPIKMHCSVLATEAIEAAMNDYYSKHPELAKAISK from the coding sequence ATGGGGTACAGCGAGAAGGTTATGGATCACTTCCGTAATCCGCGGAATGTAGGGGAGATCCCGGACGCTGATGCTGTTGGAACAGCAGGTAACCCTGTCTGCGGAGATTTGATGACGATTTTCCTCAAAATTAAGGACGACAGGATTGTAGACATTAAGTTCATGACTTTTGGATGTGGGGCCGCAATTGCTTCGAGTAGCATGGCTACGGAGCTTGTTAAGGGTAAGACGATTGAGGAGGCCATGAAGCTAAGCAAGCAGGCTATTGCGGACTCGTTAGGTGGGCTTCCACCAATCAAGATGCACTGCTCCGTATTAGCCACAGAAGCTATCGAAGCAGCTATGAACGATTATTACTCGAAGCACCCTGAGCTAGCTAAGGCTATCAGCAAGTAG